From Camelina sativa cultivar DH55 chromosome 7, Cs, whole genome shotgun sequence, one genomic window encodes:
- the LOC104702849 gene encoding uncharacterized protein LOC104702849 yields the protein MEVGDSASVWRVWVARRRRIEFSSLVFIEIRIKDPVPYYHSRPQIRCLCCSGKASAGCLKSFTTTVGYLRSIRSSHLSGVSRRILLPCTAVDSFSDSSSRPTNFLNWCRKALLRCIDINFSSASSARSTVLARPSNDFCRQGISPPSRIIENLREASLLASRLDQLSGSRRDHRMTKLCQASKATWVWSIIVSGWAFHGPSNFVDLKPLWPSIRGTTIRALLSRFTFCASAGPLMFMDSKLLWLWTIYVLLNFRDPNVICSNENRSISSYKTFHNNLLL from the coding sequence ATGGAGGTTGGAGATTCTGCCTCCGTTTGGAGGGTTTGGGTTGCTCGCCGTCGCCGGATAGAGTTCTCCTCTCTCGTCTTTATAGAAATCCGTATCAAAGATCCAGTTCCATACTACCACAGTAGACCCCAGATCCGGTGTCTTTGCTGTTCGGGCAAGGCTTCCGCCGGCTGCCTGAAAAGCTTTACCACCACCGTGGGATATCTCAGATCCATCAGATCTAGTCATCTCTCGGGTGTTTCCCGAAGAATCTTATTACCATGTACCGCCGTTGATAGCTTCTCTGATTCCTCCTCCAGACCCACAAATTTTTTGAACTGGTGTCGAAAAGCCTTACTCCGGTGTATCGATATCAATTTCTCTTCCGCCTCCTCAGCCAGATCTACAGTTCTCGCGAGACCTTCTAATGACTTCTGCCGACAAGGCATTTCGCCTCCGTCGAGAATCATTGAGAACCTTCGAGAAGCTTCTCTCCTCGCATCTAGGTTAGATCAACTTTCCGGCAGCCGCCGTGATCATCGTATGACCAAGCTTTGTCAAGCTTCGAAGGCAACTTGGGTCTGGTCCATCATTGTTTCTGGTTGGGCCTTTCATGGTCCATCAAACTTTGTGGACTTGAAGCCATTATGGCCCAGTATTAGGGGGACAACGATTAGGGCTCTTCTTAGCCGATTTACATTTTGTGCTTCTGCTGGCCCATTAATGTTTATGGACTCAAAATTACTCTGGTTATGGACTATTTATGTTCTATTGAATTTTAGAGATCCAAATGTTATTTGTTCTAATGAAAATAGATCAATTTCCTCATACAAGACATTTCATAATAACCTCCTCCTATAA
- the LOC104704982 gene encoding uncharacterized protein LOC104704982, whose protein sequence is MILQLVLVVTFYLRSLQLAEGYIDSSLLDFDCVDIYKQPAFQHPLLKHHKIQEKFSSNENFGKKGKYKTNDQSCPKGTVPILRQRKSTESVHLDALGYPGQHFAVIETVLSRSIYRGAEADISIHNVTVQNNQYCKSQIWLENGSRNQLNSIQVGWAVHPRLYGDSSTRFTIYWTRDGYKKTGCYNTICSGFIIVSPNPSIGSIFSKSSIYGGETTVQFTPQIFQDGFTGNWALKVEDEIIGYWPKELFTHLKKGASLVRFGGNTFVSPDGFSPPMGNGHFPVVDFQKSSSFVHVKVINLNYQRININHRRIKSYTDSKCFRVMNWGYSKTNGVAFSFGGPGGHCGI, encoded by the exons ATGATTTTACAGTTAGTGCTCGTTGTGACGTTTTATCTGCGTTCATTGCAATTGGCCGAAGGATACATTGAT tCGAGTTTACTAGATTTCGATTGCGTTGATATATACAAACAACCAGCTTTCCAACATCCACTGCTCAAACACCACAAAATTCAG GAAAAATTCAGTTCAAATGAAAACTTTGGTAAAAAAggtaaatataaaacaaatgatCAAAGTTGTCCAAAAGGAACGGTACCAATTTTAAGACAAAGAAAGAGTACTGAGAGTGTTCATCTTGATGCACTCGGGTATCCTGGCCAACAT TTTGCAGTAATCGAAACCGTTTTGAGCAGGAGCATCTATCGAGGTGCAGAAGCTGACATAAGTATTCACAACGTAACTGTTCAAAATAATCAGTATTGTAAAAGTCAGATTTGGTTAGAGAATGGATCTCGTAATCAACTCAATAGCATACAAGTTGGTTGGGCG GTGCATCCAAGATTGTATGGAGACAGTTCCACACGATTTACTATATACTGGACT aGAGATGGCTATAAAAAGACGGGATGTTATAACACAATATGTTCGGGCTTTATAATTGTATCACCAAATCCCTCGATTGGAAGCATTTTTAGTAAATCCTCTATCTATGGTGGTGAAACAACCGTTCAGTTCACACCGCAAATTTTTCAA gatGGTTTTACTGGTAATTGGGCATTAAAAGTAGAAGATGAAATAATCGGATATTGGCCTAAAGAGTTGTTTACACACTTAAAAAAAGGAGCTTCGTTGGTACGATTTGGAGGAAATACATTTGTATCTCCGGATGGATTCAGTCCTCCAATGGGAAATGGACATTTTCCGGTTGTCGACTTTCAAAAGAGTTCAAGTTTCGTTCATGTGAAGGTTATAAATTTGAACTATCAAAGAATTAATATCAATCATCGGAGGATAAAAAGTTATACAGACTCAAAGTGTTTTAGAGTAATGAATTGGGGTTATAGCAAAACAAACGGAGTAGCCTTTTCTTTTGGCGGACCGGGTGGACATTGTGGTATTTGA
- the LOC104702850 gene encoding indole-3-acetic acid-amido synthetase GH3.3 has translation MTVDSALRSPVNYSPAGKDVKALRFIEEMTRNVDFVQKKVIREILSRNSETEYLKRFGLKGFTDRKTFKSKVPVVTYDDLKPEIQRIANGDRSMILSSHPITEFLTSSGTSAGERKLMPTIDEDMDRRQLLYSLLMPVMNLYVPGLDKGKALYFLFVKAESKTPGGLPARPVLTSYYKSEQFKRRPYDPYNVYTSPNEAILCPDSSQSMYSQMLCGLLMRHEVLRLGAVFASGLLRAIGFLQTNWKELADDISTGTLSSRISDPAIKESMSKILTKPDQELADFITSVCCQDNWEGIITKIWPNTKYLDVIVTGAMAQYIPMLEYYSGGLPMACTMYASSESYFGINMKPICKPSEVSYTIMPNMAYFEFLPHEVATEQSELVELADVEVGKEYELVITTYAGLNRYRVGDILQVTGFYNYAPQFKFVRRKNVLLSIESDKTDEAELQRAVENASVLLGEKGTRVIEYTSYAETKTIPGHYVIYWELLVKDQTKPPSDEVMAQCCLEMEESLNSVYRQSRVADKSIGPLEIRVVKNGTFEELMDYAISRGASINQYKVPRCVSFTPITELLDSRVVSTHFSPALPHWSPERRR, from the exons ATGACCGTTGATTCAGCTCTACGATCTCCAGTGAACTACTCACCGGCCGGTAAGGACGTGAAGGCTCTCAGGTTCATCGAGGAGATGACACGTAACGTCGACTTCGTTCAGAAGAAAGTCATCAGAGAGATACTGAGCCGTAACTCGGAGACTGAGTATCTTAAACGGTTCGGCCTAAAGGGATTCACCGACAGGAAAACATTTAAGAGCAAAGTTCCGGTGGTTACTTACGATGACCTTAAACCAGAGATTCAACGTATAGCCAATGGTGACCGGTCTATGATCTTGTCATCTCACCCTATTACCGAGTTCCTAACAAG CTCTGGGACATCTGCTGGTGAAAGGAAGTTGATGCCCACCATTGACGAAGACATGGACCGACGTCAGCTTCTATACAGTCTTCTCATGCCTGTGATGAATCT CTACGTGCCTGGATTAGACAAAGGCAAGGCTCTAtactttttgtttgtgaagGCTGAATCGAAGACTCCCGGTGGATTACCGGCACGCCCAGTGCTCACGAGTTATTACAAAAGCGAACAATTTAAGAGACGTCCTTACGATCCGTACAACGTGTACACGAGCCCTAATGAAGCCATCCTTTGTCCCGACTCCTCCCAAAGCATGTACTCTCAGATGCTTTGTGGTCTCCTCATGCGTCACGAAGTCCTCCGTCTCGGTGCCGTCTTCGCTTCCGGTCTCCTCCGTGCCATAGGATTCCTTCAAACCAATTGGAAAGAACTCGCTGACGATATCTCAACCGGAACCCTAAGTTCGAGAATCTCTGACCCGGCGATCAAAGAGAGCATGTCCAAGATCTTGACCAAACCTGACCAAGAATTGGCTGATTTCATAACTTCGGTTTGTTGTCAAGATAATTGGGAGGGTATCATTACTAAGATTTGGCCTAACACCAAGTACCTTGACGTCATTGTTACCGGAGCCATGGCTCAGTATATCCCGATGCTTGAGTACTATAGCGGCGGTCTACCTATGGCTTGCACGATGTATGCTTCGTCCGAGAGTTACTTCGGGATTAACATGAAACCAATATGTAAACCTTCCGAGGTTTCTTACACCATTATGCCTAACATGGCCTACTTCGAGTTTCTCCCTCATGAAGTGGCAACAGAACAATCTGAACTTGTGGAGCTAGCTGATGTCGAAGTCGGGAAAGAGTACGAGCTTGTGATCACAACCTATGCTGGGCTTAACCGTTATAGAGTTGGTGATATCCTTCAGGTAACTGGATTCTACAATTACGCTCCACAGTTCAAGTTTGTGCGGAGGAAGAACGTTTTGCTTAGCATTGAGTCGGATAAAACTGATGAAGCTGAGCTCCAAAGGGCTGTTGAGAATGCATCGGTGTTACTTGGGGAGAAAGGAACCCGCGTGATCGAGTACACAAGCTACGCAGAGACAAAGACTATACCTGGCCATTATGTCATCTACTGGGAGCTTTTAGTGAAAGATCAAACCAAGCCTCCAAGTGACGAGGTCATGGCTCAGTGCTGCTTGGAAATGGAGGAGTCGTTGAACTCTGTGTATAGACAAAGTCGGGTTGCGGATAAGTCGATAGGACCACTCGAGATACGTGTGGTGAAGAATGGAACGTTCGAGGAGCTCATGGACTATGCCATCTCGAGAGGTGCATCGATCAATCAGTACAAGGTACCGAGGTGTGTGAGCTTTACACCAATCACAGAGCTGCTTGACTCAAGGGTTGTATCAACACATTTCAGCCCGGCTTTGCCACATTGGTCACCAGAACGCCGTCGTTGa